In a single window of the Pyrococcus sp. NA2 genome:
- a CDS encoding radical SAM protein, translating to METSRKVSKYILEVPYTIGNTRYYILYHVLYKSLIAISPKIWETINSQNFENVPKEVLDQLIELGFLVSEDIDETEVMRTLINLQKYNPTHMGIFVNLTSRCNLACPYCYQDLRKKFSSQQDLAPENWKRIMMFINSKDALKGISIAFFGGEPLLNIETLTLALRDLETLRDSGVSYDASIITNGTLFSKEIGQELSQYSTTVQITLDGMKETHDVMRPFPNGEGSFDIILKNLLDNIDEFRGRIVLRMNVNKANKESVRSLLMYLHDEYGLHETLGSVGFEYIFPTQTAIKVGSAHILDKAKSEVLVELYHFAVDLGYKIGNPMVFGPCMASHAYSFAVDENLNVYKCPGFLYSKPDGYISKKGKLIITSSRWYSLINFEPPCMTKCKFEPICYGGCKWMGNATKSRISCNLAYLKNYETLIKLYVQSKYKGVLGEIQ from the coding sequence ATGGAAACCTCAAGAAAAGTTTCCAAGTATATACTTGAGGTACCCTATACTATTGGAAACACAAGATATTATATATTATACCATGTGTTATATAAGTCTTTAATTGCGATATCTCCTAAGATATGGGAAACAATTAATAGTCAAAACTTTGAAAATGTGCCCAAAGAGGTTCTAGATCAATTAATTGAACTTGGGTTTTTGGTATCTGAGGACATCGATGAAACTGAAGTTATGAGAACTTTGATTAATCTGCAAAAATATAACCCTACACATATGGGAATATTTGTGAATTTAACATCCAGATGCAACCTGGCTTGTCCCTATTGCTACCAAGACTTAAGAAAGAAATTCTCATCCCAGCAAGATTTGGCTCCAGAGAACTGGAAAAGAATAATGATGTTTATTAATAGTAAAGATGCCTTAAAGGGAATTAGCATTGCCTTTTTTGGCGGTGAACCCCTCCTAAATATTGAAACCTTAACATTGGCCCTTAGGGACTTAGAAACTTTGAGAGATTCGGGAGTCAGCTATGATGCATCTATTATAACTAACGGGACTTTATTCTCTAAAGAGATCGGACAGGAACTTTCGCAGTACTCTACCACTGTGCAGATTACACTAGATGGGATGAAAGAAACCCATGATGTAATGCGTCCCTTCCCCAATGGGGAAGGATCCTTTGATATCATCCTAAAAAATCTGCTTGATAATATTGATGAATTCAGAGGGAGAATTGTGCTAAGGATGAATGTAAACAAGGCCAATAAAGAAAGCGTTAGGTCTCTTTTGATGTATCTCCATGATGAGTACGGACTTCACGAGACGTTAGGCTCAGTAGGATTCGAGTATATCTTTCCAACTCAAACGGCAATTAAAGTGGGTAGTGCTCATATATTAGACAAAGCAAAGTCAGAGGTTTTGGTTGAGCTATATCATTTTGCAGTTGATTTGGGATATAAAATTGGAAACCCCATGGTCTTTGGCCCATGTATGGCGTCACATGCCTATAGCTTTGCTGTAGATGAGAATTTAAATGTTTATAAATGTCCAGGATTTCTTTATTCAAAACCAGATGGGTATATTAGTAAAAAGGGTAAGCTAATTATAACCAGCTCTAGGTGGTACTCGTTAATAAACTTTGAACCTCCATGCATGACAAAATGCAAATTTGAACCAATATGTTATGGGGGATGTAAATGGATGGGTAACGCCACGAAGTCAAGAATTTCGTGTAATTTAGCATATCTTAAGAACTATGAAACTTTGATAAAGTTATATGTTCAATCAAAATATAAGGGGGTATTGGGGGAGATACAATGA
- a CDS encoding class I SAM-dependent methyltransferase: MNVLEIGCGAHALTTVPLAYLLGETGRVVAVDKSRWRFFEEVTSVTGVKHWIIPLKLDARELPFPFKAFDLAVLVHGIRSLKSEETMVKVISEMLRVAENVFIAESLPIANNERQRAHLELFLVKLHQHHRESLYLQSDPCTPLLQLQPERLLPL; encoded by the coding sequence ATGAACGTCCTTGAGATAGGATGTGGAGCGCACGCCCTAACGACCGTTCCGCTCGCCTACCTCCTCGGAGAGACCGGCCGCGTTGTTGCAGTTGATAAATCGAGATGGCGCTTCTTCGAGGAGGTAACTTCAGTCACTGGCGTCAAGCACTGGATAATACCCCTAAAGCTCGACGCAAGGGAGCTTCCCTTCCCGTTCAAGGCCTTTGATTTGGCCGTCCTCGTTCACGGAATTAGGAGCCTAAAGAGCGAGGAAACGATGGTTAAGGTCATCTCCGAGATGCTCCGCGTGGCCGAGAATGTCTTCATCGCGGAGAGTCTGCCTATAGCAAACAACGAGAGGCAAAGGGCACATCTTGAGCTCTTCCTTGTCAAACTCCATCAACACCACCGGGAGTCTCTATACTTACAGTCGGATCCATGTACACCATTGCTCCAGCTTCAGCCTGAACGGCTTCTCCCCCTTTGA
- the purC gene encoding phosphoribosylaminoimidazolesuccinocarboxamide synthase produces MEVYEGKAKKMIPMDEDKFIMEFKDDATAFDGVKKAKFKGKGWLNAQISARFFKLLEEHGIRTHFIGVAGDNKLIVERLEMYPLEIVVRNVVAGSLKKRLPLPEGYELPEPIVELYYKSDELHDPMINYYHAKILGISLEEIKKMEEIALKVNEILKDFLAKRDIILVDFKLEFGKNKKGEIVLADEISPDTCRFWDAKTKRSLDKDVFRFDKGDLIEAYEELYRRITGEEPEK; encoded by the coding sequence ATGGAAGTCTATGAGGGAAAGGCAAAGAAGATGATACCAATGGACGAGGACAAGTTCATAATGGAGTTTAAGGATGATGCGACTGCATTTGACGGAGTAAAGAAGGCGAAATTTAAGGGCAAAGGTTGGTTAAATGCTCAAATATCCGCAAGGTTCTTCAAGTTACTTGAGGAGCACGGAATAAGGACACATTTCATAGGAGTTGCTGGCGATAACAAGCTCATAGTTGAGAGGCTCGAGATGTATCCCCTGGAGATTGTCGTGAGAAACGTTGTCGCTGGAAGTCTTAAGAAGAGGCTACCTCTTCCTGAAGGTTATGAGCTACCAGAACCGATAGTCGAGCTGTACTATAAGAGCGATGAACTTCACGACCCAATGATCAACTATTACCATGCAAAGATCCTTGGAATAAGCCTTGAAGAGATCAAGAAGATGGAAGAGATTGCGCTAAAGGTCAACGAAATACTGAAGGACTTCCTCGCGAAAAGGGACATAATATTAGTTGACTTCAAGTTGGAATTCGGAAAGAACAAGAAAGGAGAGATAGTTTTGGCCGACGAAATCAGTCCAGACACGTGCAGATTTTGGGATGCGAAAACTAAGAGAAGCCTAGATAAGGACGTATTCAGGTTTGACAAGGGAGATTTAATTGAGGCTTATGAAGAGCTCTATAGGAGGATAACAGGGGAAGAACCAGAGAAATAA
- the purF gene encoding amidophosphoribosyltransferase, whose protein sequence is MREKCGIFGTTSSDAARKVYYGLIALQHRGQEGAGISVWNDGIKTIKGHGLVSEVFREGMLNDLKGRPAIGHVRYSTSGSLSEVQPLEVECCGYKVAIAHNGTLTNFVPLRRLYESKGFKFRSSVDTELIAISFLRHYAELKDEFDAMKNVFNEVKGAYSILMLFDGKLIAARDPVGFRPLSFGVGDGYYFSSEDSALRMFEVKARDVSPGEVIVVEEDCVERKVVAKAKHAYCVFEYIYFARPDSVINGISVYCARYRMGVELARESPAEGDVVIAVPDSGRTAALGFAHESGIPYMEGLIKNRYIGRTFIMPSGRGLKVKLKLSPVKKVVEGKRVVLVDDSIVRGTTMRRIVRMLRDAGAREVHVRIASPPIKYPCYMGIDIPTRHELIAAWKSIEDIRKEIGADSLAYLSIEGLKRAIGIKNLCMACLTGEYPEWAFDFSIE, encoded by the coding sequence ATGAGGGAAAAATGCGGCATATTCGGCACAACTTCATCCGATGCCGCTAGAAAGGTCTATTATGGCTTAATTGCCCTCCAGCATAGGGGACAGGAGGGTGCTGGAATCAGCGTCTGGAATGATGGAATAAAGACAATTAAAGGTCATGGCCTCGTCTCGGAAGTCTTTAGGGAGGGCATGTTGAATGATCTTAAGGGTAGGCCTGCAATTGGTCACGTTAGATATTCAACTTCCGGTTCATTGAGTGAAGTCCAACCCCTTGAGGTTGAGTGTTGTGGATACAAAGTTGCCATAGCTCACAATGGCACGCTCACAAATTTTGTACCCCTTAGAAGGCTTTATGAAAGCAAGGGATTCAAGTTTCGTTCATCAGTTGACACGGAACTAATTGCGATATCATTCCTCAGGCACTATGCAGAGTTGAAGGATGAATTTGACGCAATGAAGAATGTTTTCAATGAGGTAAAAGGAGCCTATTCAATCTTAATGCTATTTGATGGCAAATTAATAGCAGCTAGAGATCCAGTTGGTTTTAGGCCTCTGAGTTTTGGCGTTGGTGATGGTTATTACTTTTCTTCCGAGGATTCTGCACTCAGGATGTTTGAGGTAAAGGCCAGGGATGTTTCTCCTGGAGAGGTTATAGTTGTGGAAGAGGATTGTGTGGAGAGAAAGGTTGTGGCTAAAGCTAAACATGCTTATTGCGTCTTTGAGTACATATACTTTGCGAGGCCAGATAGTGTGATAAACGGGATAAGCGTTTATTGTGCTCGCTATAGGATGGGGGTCGAGCTAGCTAGGGAAAGTCCTGCAGAGGGAGATGTGGTAATAGCGGTTCCCGACTCAGGTAGAACTGCGGCTTTGGGCTTCGCCCATGAGAGCGGGATTCCCTACATGGAGGGGCTAATAAAGAATAGGTACATCGGTAGGACATTCATAATGCCGAGCGGTAGGGGATTGAAGGTAAAGCTGAAGTTATCTCCCGTTAAAAAAGTTGTTGAGGGTAAGAGAGTTGTCCTCGTTGACGACTCAATAGTTAGGGGGACCACCATGAGGAGAATCGTTAGAATGCTGAGGGATGCTGGAGCCAGGGAGGTTCATGTAAGGATAGCATCTCCCCCGATCAAGTATCCGTGTTACATGGGAATAGACATTCCAACAAGGCATGAACTTATTGCGGCTTGGAAGAGCATTGAGGACATAAGGAAGGAAATCGGTGCAGATTCTTTAGCTTATTTGAGCATCGAAGGTTTGAAGAGGGCGATCGGAATTAAGAATCTATGCATGGCATGCCTAACTGGAGAGTATCCTGAATGGGCGTTTGATTTCTCCATCGAGTGA
- the asnS gene encoding asparagine--tRNA ligase, whose product MIEKVYCEEIKPELDGKRVKLAGWVYTNMRVGKKIFLWIRDSTGIVQTVLAKNVVGEEVFERAKKLGRESSVIVEGIVKADERAPGGAEVHVEKLQVIQAVSEYPIPENPDQASPELLLDYRHLHIRSPKVSAIMKVKETLMMAAREWLLREGWHEVFPPILVTGAVEGGATLFKLKYFDKYAYLSQSAQLYLEAAIFGLEKVWSLTPSFRAEKSRTRRHLTEFWHLELEAAWMDLWDIMKVEEELVSYMVQRTLELRRKEIEMFRDDLTTLKNTEPPFPRISYDEAIEILQSKGVKIEWGDDMGADEERVLTEEFDRPFFVYGYPKHIKAFYMKEDPKDPRKVLAADMLAPEGYGEIIGGSEREDDYEKLVKRIKEEGMDPKDYEWYLDLRKYGSVPHSGFGLGVERLVAWVLKLDHIRWAALFPRTPARIYP is encoded by the coding sequence ATGATAGAGAAGGTCTACTGTGAGGAGATAAAGCCAGAGCTAGATGGGAAAAGGGTCAAGCTCGCGGGTTGGGTTTACACTAACATGAGAGTTGGTAAGAAGATATTCCTCTGGATTAGGGATTCCACAGGTATAGTTCAAACCGTTCTCGCAAAGAACGTTGTGGGCGAGGAGGTATTCGAGAGGGCTAAGAAGCTTGGAAGGGAATCAAGTGTCATCGTGGAGGGAATAGTTAAAGCGGATGAAAGAGCCCCTGGTGGAGCTGAAGTTCACGTTGAAAAACTCCAGGTTATCCAGGCGGTTAGTGAATACCCAATACCCGAGAACCCAGATCAGGCAAGTCCAGAGCTTCTTCTCGATTATAGGCATCTTCACATAAGATCACCAAAGGTCTCCGCGATAATGAAGGTCAAAGAAACCCTAATGATGGCCGCTAGGGAGTGGTTACTTAGGGAGGGTTGGCATGAGGTGTTTCCCCCAATCCTAGTGACCGGGGCAGTTGAAGGTGGAGCAACACTCTTTAAACTGAAATACTTTGACAAGTACGCTTACCTAAGCCAATCAGCCCAACTCTACCTTGAAGCGGCAATATTCGGCCTCGAAAAGGTTTGGTCACTTACACCGAGCTTTAGGGCTGAGAAGAGCAGAACGAGGAGACATCTAACCGAATTCTGGCACCTTGAGCTTGAAGCTGCATGGATGGATCTCTGGGATATCATGAAGGTTGAGGAGGAGCTTGTAAGTTACATGGTGCAGAGAACCCTTGAGCTCAGGAGAAAGGAAATTGAGATGTTCAGAGATGACTTGACGACGTTAAAGAACACAGAACCACCTTTCCCAAGGATAAGCTATGATGAGGCCATAGAGATATTGCAGAGCAAGGGGGTAAAGATAGAGTGGGGAGATGACATGGGTGCGGATGAGGAGAGAGTTCTAACGGAAGAGTTCGACAGGCCCTTCTTCGTCTACGGTTATCCAAAGCACATCAAGGCATTCTACATGAAAGAGGATCCCAAAGACCCAAGGAAGGTCCTGGCTGCGGACATGCTTGCCCCCGAAGGATACGGAGAGATAATTGGAGGTTCCGAGAGAGAAGATGATTATGAAAAGCTCGTTAAGAGGATAAAAGAAGAAGGCATGGATCCAAAGGATTACGAGTGGTACCTAGATCTGAGAAAATACGGAAGCGTTCCACACAGCGGATTTGGACTTGGAGTTGAAAGGTTAGTTGCCTGGGTTCTCAAGCTTGACCATATAAGATGGGCCGCCCTCTTCCCGAGGACGCCTGCCAGGATCTATCCTTGA
- the glmS gene encoding glutamine--fructose-6-phosphate transaminase (isomerizing) has translation MCGIIGYIGPRKASTILIEGLRRLEYRGYDSAGIATCHEGKIFVKKGAGKIDELVKKLNFSSLPGNIGIGHTRWATHGVPNDENAHPHLDCTGKIVVVHNGIIENFQELKDELIRKGHVFRSDTDTEVIAHLIEENLRITGNFEDAFRMSLLRLRGSYALVVMFADDPERLYIARKDSPLIIGVGNGEMFMASDIPAFLAYTRKAVFLDDGEYGVVSRDSFIIKDIVSGLPKQKEIHKIEWTLEMAEKGGYKHFMLKEIFEQPKAIKEAIYGNMKEVSKVAEAISKYDKIIITGMGTSYHAALVGKYLIQRLGKMPVIVEEASEFRYEYEDLLDKNSLVIAITQSGETADTVAAMKIAKARGATVIGIVNVVGSLATRIADMTLYTHAGPEIGVAATKTYTTQLVVLSLLSIELGKLIGIDVSEIEDTIPKLPELVDVSLKMNDKIEELARELNDKRDFFYIGRGINFPTALEGALKIKEIAYVHAEGLSAGELKHGPLALIEEGVPVVGIAPSGKTFEKMLSNIEEAKARGGLIISLGDDIKLHSVSDVFLRLPRVPEELAPITYIVPLQLLAYHLAVLKGHNPDRPRNLAKSVTVE, from the coding sequence GTGTGTGGAATAATAGGCTACATAGGCCCAAGGAAGGCCTCAACGATACTAATCGAGGGATTGAGAAGGCTTGAATACAGAGGTTATGATTCTGCTGGAATCGCGACCTGTCATGAAGGGAAGATATTTGTGAAGAAGGGTGCGGGGAAAATAGATGAACTTGTTAAGAAGCTCAACTTCTCAAGCCTTCCTGGAAATATTGGAATTGGACACACAAGATGGGCAACGCATGGAGTTCCAAACGATGAGAATGCCCACCCTCATTTGGATTGTACTGGAAAGATTGTCGTTGTTCACAACGGTATAATTGAGAATTTCCAGGAACTTAAGGATGAGTTAATTAGGAAGGGCCACGTCTTCAGGAGTGATACAGACACTGAGGTAATAGCCCACCTTATAGAGGAGAATTTAAGGATAACGGGAAATTTTGAAGACGCCTTTAGAATGTCTCTACTAAGGCTAAGGGGGTCATACGCTCTAGTTGTCATGTTTGCCGATGACCCAGAAAGGCTATATATAGCAAGGAAGGATAGCCCGCTTATAATAGGTGTCGGAAATGGAGAGATGTTCATGGCCAGTGACATTCCAGCCTTCCTCGCTTACACGAGAAAAGCCGTATTTCTTGACGACGGGGAGTACGGCGTAGTTTCTAGAGACAGTTTCATTATCAAAGACATAGTCTCCGGCCTACCAAAGCAAAAGGAAATTCACAAAATAGAATGGACACTGGAAATGGCAGAAAAAGGAGGATATAAGCACTTCATGTTAAAGGAGATCTTTGAGCAACCAAAAGCAATAAAGGAGGCAATATACGGCAACATGAAGGAAGTCTCCAAAGTTGCCGAGGCAATCTCAAAGTACGATAAGATAATAATAACCGGAATGGGAACGTCATATCATGCGGCATTGGTTGGCAAGTACCTTATCCAGAGGTTGGGTAAGATGCCAGTTATAGTTGAGGAGGCCAGCGAATTTAGGTATGAATACGAGGACCTACTTGACAAAAACTCCCTCGTAATTGCAATAACTCAGAGTGGAGAAACTGCAGATACAGTAGCTGCTATGAAAATAGCAAAAGCCAGAGGGGCAACTGTAATAGGAATAGTCAACGTTGTAGGAAGTTTAGCTACCAGGATCGCAGACATGACACTTTACACCCATGCAGGCCCTGAAATAGGGGTTGCGGCAACGAAAACATATACAACCCAACTGGTTGTCCTTTCACTACTTTCAATAGAACTAGGAAAGCTAATTGGCATTGATGTGAGCGAAATTGAAGATACAATACCGAAGCTTCCCGAATTGGTTGATGTAAGCCTGAAAATGAACGATAAGATAGAAGAACTTGCAAGGGAATTAAACGATAAGAGGGACTTCTTCTATATTGGAAGGGGAATTAACTTTCCAACGGCCTTAGAGGGAGCCCTTAAGATCAAGGAGATAGCATATGTTCATGCAGAAGGTTTATCGGCTGGAGAGCTAAAACACGGGCCATTGGCCCTGATCGAAGAGGGGGTACCGGTGGTGGGAATAGCCCCATCCGGTAAGACCTTCGAGAAGATGCTTTCCAACATAGAGGAGGCCAAGGCTAGAGGTGGACTTATAATCTCCCTGGGCGATGACATAAAGTTGCACAGCGTTAGCGATGTCTTCCTAAGGTTACCAAGGGTTCCCGAAGAGCTGGCTCCAATAACATATATTGTCCCACTCCAGCTACTAGCCTACCATCTAGCCGTTCTTAAAGGACACAACCCCGATAGACCTAGAAACCTTGCCAAATCAGTTACCGTTGAGTAG
- a CDS encoding DUF4157 domain-containing protein, whose protein sequence is MKRVVLIFFIFILIFQSLSTISSPDSVLKKIKTIEKEVEEIRGLKPLQEPKFIIITRDEAKLLFSPPAPTKEMKMREIVYKVTFLLPPEKTLFRETRENTANWIAATVGSRVYIIRENFLASGDIALRATAHELTHVLQQRLVRNKKEKMSLDERLAFEALIEGDADLVADIFCIRHGIRIIKIKNISRRDLFWSLNAFPYVFGDKFVEFLYKRGGWKLVNSAYNNTPTSTKVVMFPELYLKGWRPKSVKLNVKGEFEDTLGAYYVFLISLRVNNWESSLSIARAWEGDRVVLMNGTRVLWRIEFSSPIIAEKFKETLMKLAKDSKFASYRILREGNAVIMWAQVKPPSS, encoded by the coding sequence ATGAAAAGGGTTGTTTTGATTTTCTTTATCTTCATCTTGATCTTCCAATCCCTTTCGACTATATCTTCCCCAGACTCAGTTCTTAAAAAGATAAAGACCATAGAAAAGGAAGTAGAAGAGATAAGAGGGCTTAAACCTCTCCAAGAGCCAAAGTTCATAATAATAACGAGGGACGAGGCTAAGTTGTTGTTTTCACCTCCAGCTCCTACCAAAGAAATGAAGATGAGGGAAATAGTGTACAAAGTGACCTTCCTCTTGCCTCCCGAGAAAACACTATTCAGGGAAACCAGGGAAAACACAGCAAACTGGATAGCCGCAACTGTAGGCTCTAGGGTCTACATAATAAGGGAGAACTTCCTAGCCTCGGGGGACATAGCTCTTAGGGCAACTGCCCATGAATTAACGCATGTCCTTCAGCAGAGGTTAGTGAGGAATAAAAAGGAAAAGATGAGCTTAGATGAGAGGCTTGCCTTTGAAGCCCTCATTGAGGGTGACGCTGATTTGGTTGCCGATATTTTCTGTATTAGACATGGAATCAGAATAATCAAGATAAAGAATATTTCAAGGCGAGATTTATTCTGGAGTCTTAATGCTTTTCCCTACGTATTTGGAGATAAGTTTGTGGAGTTCTTATATAAGAGAGGTGGATGGAAGCTCGTCAACTCAGCTTACAATAACACTCCCACCTCAACTAAAGTGGTCATGTTTCCAGAATTGTACCTGAAAGGTTGGAGGCCTAAGAGCGTTAAACTCAATGTTAAGGGAGAATTCGAAGATACCCTTGGTGCCTATTATGTATTTCTGATTTCCTTGAGGGTAAATAACTGGGAAAGCTCTTTATCTATAGCCAGGGCTTGGGAAGGAGACAGGGTAGTTTTAATGAATGGAACGAGAGTCTTATGGAGGATTGAATTTTCCTCTCCGATTATCGCCGAGAAGTTCAAGGAAACCCTAATGAAATTGGCAAAAGATTCAAAATTTGCAAGCTATAGGATTTTGAGAGAAGGAAATGCGGTGATAATGTGGGCTCAGGTTAAACCTCCATCATCATAA
- the psmB gene encoding archaeal proteasome endopeptidase complex subunit beta, whose protein sequence is MNRKTGTTTVGIRVKDGVILAADTQASLDHMVETLNIRKIIPITDRIAITTAGSVGDVQMIARILEAEARYYQFTWGRPMSTKAMANLLSNILNENRWFPYLVQIIIGGYVEEPTIANLDPLGGLIFEDYTATGSGTPFALAILEEGYRKNLGIEKAKDLAIKAIKAAGSRDVYTGSKKVQVMTITKDGMREEFVKL, encoded by the coding sequence ATGAACAGAAAGACTGGAACAACAACCGTAGGAATCAGAGTTAAAGATGGGGTAATACTCGCCGCTGATACTCAAGCTTCACTTGATCACATGGTCGAGACCTTGAATATAAGGAAGATAATCCCAATAACAGATAGAATTGCCATAACGACTGCGGGAAGCGTTGGAGATGTCCAGATGATAGCGAGAATTCTTGAGGCAGAGGCAAGGTATTATCAATTCACTTGGGGAAGACCGATGAGCACGAAGGCAATGGCAAACCTTCTTAGCAATATACTTAACGAGAACAGATGGTTCCCATATTTAGTTCAGATAATCATTGGAGGTTACGTTGAAGAACCGACAATCGCGAATTTGGACCCTCTTGGTGGATTGATATTTGAAGATTATACCGCAACTGGCTCAGGAACGCCCTTTGCCCTTGCCATCTTAGAAGAGGGGTATAGGAAGAACCTGGGAATTGAAAAGGCAAAAGATCTAGCTATAAAGGCCATTAAGGCTGCCGGTTCAAGAGACGTTTATACTGGAAGCAAGAAGGTTCAGGTCATGACTATCACTAAGGATGGAATGAGAGAAGAATTTGTAAAGCTGTGA
- a CDS encoding TldD/PmbA family protein — MHLGCNVFDNVLKIFERYQNLDEIKFMDMRIERIKFTDIRIENEDIGSLESNEEIGIGVRVLIKGWGFASTNDISKVEDVIKMAIKMARTSSAEISLSSHDPIVDTVEVKQEINLLDVDLEEKVRLGIEITKSMDGEKIKTRKFSYSDIIVEKTYLNSEGSHIEVKIPRVYFTLSAVAKSGEMMQNYWKSFGGTGGWEIVEDVDPINWAGVVSKKAVSLLSARSPPSGKMPVLMDQELAGVFIHEALGHAVEADSVKQGESILAGMLGKRIGVKGLTVVDDPTLPGKFGSYPYDDEGIPGKRVEIVKDGILVNYLTDRETSSFLNLEPNGHGRAQNYAHVPLVRMSNTYIEPGDWKFEEILEEIKFGVYMIGDKGGQVDVANGTFIFGAKEGYIVENGEIKDHIRDVSLSGNILEILRNIKAIGNDLKIEFPGFCGKGQWVPVDDGSPHVLTEAVVGGLK; from the coding sequence ATGCATTTGGGATGCAATGTGTTCGATAACGTGTTAAAAATATTTGAAAGATATCAAAATCTGGACGAGATAAAGTTCATGGACATGAGGATTGAGAGGATAAAGTTTACGGACATTAGAATTGAGAATGAAGATATTGGAAGTCTTGAGAGTAATGAGGAGATAGGAATTGGGGTGAGAGTTCTAATCAAGGGATGGGGATTTGCCTCTACGAATGACATATCCAAGGTTGAAGATGTTATTAAGATGGCGATAAAGATGGCTCGAACTTCAAGTGCCGAGATTTCTCTTTCATCTCATGACCCAATAGTGGATACCGTTGAAGTTAAACAAGAAATCAATTTACTTGACGTTGACTTAGAGGAGAAGGTGAGGTTGGGCATTGAGATCACAAAGAGCATGGATGGGGAGAAAATTAAGACAAGGAAATTCTCATACTCGGATATCATCGTTGAGAAAACATATCTGAACTCTGAAGGGAGCCACATAGAGGTTAAGATTCCGAGGGTCTACTTTACCCTATCAGCGGTAGCTAAATCTGGGGAGATGATGCAGAACTACTGGAAGAGTTTCGGTGGAACTGGAGGATGGGAGATAGTTGAAGATGTTGATCCAATTAATTGGGCTGGAGTTGTCTCTAAAAAAGCTGTTTCGCTTCTTTCTGCAAGATCCCCTCCTTCAGGTAAGATGCCCGTTTTAATGGATCAGGAGTTGGCTGGAGTTTTTATTCATGAAGCTTTAGGCCATGCAGTGGAGGCCGATTCAGTGAAGCAGGGAGAAAGCATATTGGCAGGTATGTTGGGAAAAAGAATCGGGGTCAAAGGGTTAACGGTGGTTGACGATCCAACTTTACCTGGAAAGTTCGGTTCATACCCCTACGACGATGAGGGAATTCCTGGAAAGAGGGTTGAAATAGTTAAGGATGGTATTCTCGTGAATTATCTCACAGATAGGGAAACGTCAAGTTTCTTAAACCTTGAACCTAATGGCCATGGAAGGGCTCAGAATTATGCCCATGTTCCATTAGTTAGAATGTCCAACACATACATTGAGCCTGGGGATTGGAAATTCGAGGAGATCCTCGAGGAGATAAAGTTCGGTGTTTACATGATTGGGGATAAGGGAGGTCAAGTGGATGTTGCCAATGGAACGTTCATATTTGGAGCTAAAGAGGGATATATCGTTGAAAACGGAGAAATTAAAGATCACATTAGGGATGTAAGCTTAAGTGGGAACATATTAGAGATTCTCAGGAATATAAAGGCAATTGGTAATGATCTAAAGATTGAGTTTCCTGGCTTTTGCGGAAAAGGCCAGTGGGTTCCAGTTGATGATGGTAGTCCTCACGTACTAACGGAGGCCGTAGTGGGGGGATTGAAGTGA